The following are encoded together in the Campylobacter devanensis genome:
- a CDS encoding GGDEF domain-containing protein has protein sequence MVKLDEDKKARPAPRPAVVRTGIRPTAMGSDDENVDLNKFSSAVLKQLLAENIQPTPENFDIYFRKLLESKPANFQKKVLELLDFSKEDKLDRQALIEKDIKTGFAQIRSMMQIISLIYKNLGIMKGIAKKRLNEMSASANPLEIQGNIKAFGEELSKLNILMERHIGAIKTSYEEVDKIFKNVEDNSIYDSKFEVYNKKYLLKVLYDEFNDVKRYKYNVSIMLIHVKDSVLNKIPSLKDKNGILRNIAKILLKTSRRSDIVAHYGDGCFAMVMKHTDLESAKKAAQRIAELLYQTTFFMGEDELDMDMELSVGSIDPESSIEEILSALLDALPRSGKGLKLFETVES, from the coding sequence ATGGTTAAATTAGATGAAGATAAAAAAGCAAGGCCAGCTCCTAGACCGGCTGTAGTTAGAACTGGAATTCGCCCAACTGCTATGGGTAGCGATGATGAGAATGTTGATTTAAATAAATTCTCTTCTGCGGTTTTAAAGCAGTTGCTAGCTGAGAATATCCAGCCAACACCTGAAAATTTTGATATATATTTTAGAAAACTTTTAGAAAGTAAGCCTGCAAATTTTCAAAAAAAGGTCTTAGAGCTACTAGATTTTAGCAAAGAAGACAAGCTTGACCGTCAAGCCTTAATAGAAAAAGATATTAAAACTGGCTTTGCCCAGATTCGTTCTATGATGCAGATTATATCGCTTATTTATAAGAATTTAGGCATTATGAAAGGCATAGCTAAAAAGCGCCTAAATGAGATGAGCGCTAGTGCTAATCCGCTTGAAATTCAAGGCAATATCAAGGCTTTTGGTGAGGAGTTGAGTAAGCTAAATATTTTAATGGAGCGCCACATCGGAGCTATTAAAACTAGCTATGAAGAGGTTGATAAAATATTTAAAAATGTTGAAGATAACTCTATTTATGACTCCAAATTTGAAGTTTATAATAAAAAATATTTACTAAAAGTTTTATACGATGAGTTTAATGATGTTAAACGCTATAAATACAATGTAAGCATCATGCTAATTCATGTTAAAGATAGTGTTTTAAACAAAATCCCAAGCCTAAAAGACAAAAACGGAATTTTACGAAATATTGCCAAAATTCTACTTAAAACATCACGCCGAAGCGATATTGTGGCTCACTATGGTGATGGTTGTTTTGCGATGGTGATGAAGCACACAGATCTTGAAAGTGCCAAAAAGGCAGCCCAAAGGATTGCAGAGCTGCTTTATCAAACTACATTTTTTATGGGCGAAGATGAACTAGATATGGATATGGAGCTATCTGTTGGTTCGATTGATCCTGAGAGTAGTATAGAGGAGATTCTATCAGCACTTTTAGATGCATTGCCTCGTAGCGGCAAAGGGTTAAAGCTATTTGAGACTGTAGAGAGCTAA
- the def gene encoding peptide deformylase gives MVLEILEYPDKRLFERSVEVDKFDTELGEFLDNMYDTMIFKGGIGLAAIQVGRPIRALIINLVNENEIQDKGDLLEIINPKFIKKDGEQLYQEGCLSVPGYYEDVKRAANVTLEYQDRFGASHTLEADGLLAVALQHENDHLDGHLFIERIGFNKRKKFDKEYKKKSKQKPL, from the coding sequence ATGGTTTTAGAAATTTTAGAATATCCTGATAAGAGGCTTTTTGAGCGTAGCGTAGAGGTGGATAAATTTGACACTGAACTAGGCGAGTTTTTAGATAATATGTATGATACGATGATTTTTAAAGGCGGAATTGGTTTAGCTGCTATTCAAGTAGGTAGACCAATTCGTGCCTTAATTATCAATCTAGTAAATGAGAATGAAATTCAAGACAAAGGTGATTTGCTCGAAATCATTAATCCTAAATTTATAAAAAAAGATGGGGAGCAACTCTATCAAGAAGGCTGTCTGAGTGTGCCTGGATACTACGAAGATGTAAAAAGAGCTGCAAATGTAACACTAGAGTATCAAGATAGATTTGGAGCTAGTCACACACTTGAGGCAGATGGTTTACTAGCTGTTGCCTTGCAGCACGAAAATGATCACTTAGATGGACATCTATTTATAGAGCGAATTGGCTTTAATAAGCGTAAAAAATTTGATAAAGAGTATAAGAAAAAGTCAAAACAAAAACCATTATGA
- a CDS encoding YifB family Mg chelatase-like AAA ATPase: protein MKALKCACLNSKLHIIDIESTLLRALPGFEIVGLASVTIKESVTRVKSALAALHDFTLPAMKIIINLSPSDVKKDGSHFDLAIALLVLLQKERFDSDYFVFGELGLDGRLRSSAELFSVLLFLSTHVKSAKILLPKDIALRASMIPNFEVYAVENLAQARDFFLNDEFKISCKVDATHPIFDNVIEIAGRKFVPNLHFKLDFIDIKGQERAKRASIIAAAGMHNILFEGSPGCGKSMSAKRLPYIMPPQSLEEILLASAYESLNSNSSDFSAIRAFRSPHHTSTRSSIFGGGSSAAKIGEVALANGGVLFFDEFPYFGKQILESLREPLEDYKINISRVNSKVSYDTKFLFVAAMNPCPCGNAFSKNNVCTCSDKEIAKYKNVISGPILDRIDIYCAMGEINDGDVPSYSSKQMSAMVLNAFKNQIERGQSELNGKLCDFDIAKFCTLENAATEILSKAITNYHLSQRGINKILKVARTIADLRDAKSISKADIIESLSYRMKR from the coding sequence ATGAAAGCCCTAAAATGCGCCTGTTTGAACTCAAAGCTACATATAATTGATATAGAATCTACTTTGCTTAGAGCTTTGCCTGGATTTGAGATCGTTGGACTTGCTAGTGTAACTATCAAAGAGTCAGTAACCCGTGTCAAATCAGCTCTTGCAGCTTTGCATGATTTTACTCTTCCAGCGATGAAAATCATCATAAATCTTAGTCCAAGTGATGTTAAAAAAGACGGCTCGCATTTTGATTTGGCTATTGCGCTTTTGGTATTGCTGCAAAAAGAGCGTTTCGATAGTGATTATTTCGTATTTGGCGAGTTAGGTCTTGATGGTAGACTGCGTAGCTCAGCTGAGCTTTTTTCAGTTTTGCTTTTTCTTAGTACGCATGTCAAAAGTGCTAAAATATTACTTCCAAAGGATATTGCGCTTAGAGCTTCAATGATACCAAATTTTGAAGTTTATGCTGTGGAGAATTTGGCACAAGCAAGGGATTTTTTCTTAAATGATGAATTTAAAATTAGTTGCAAAGTCGATGCAACTCATCCAATTTTTGATAATGTCATCGAAATTGCAGGTCGTAAATTTGTTCCAAATTTACATTTTAAGCTTGATTTTATCGATATCAAAGGGCAAGAGCGTGCTAAGCGCGCTAGCATAATTGCAGCAGCTGGAATGCATAATATTTTATTTGAGGGAAGTCCAGGATGTGGAAAGAGTATGAGTGCAAAACGACTACCATATATTATGCCGCCACAAAGCCTAGAAGAGATTTTACTAGCAAGTGCTTATGAGTCATTAAATTCAAATAGTAGTGATTTTAGCGCCATTAGAGCCTTTAGGAGTCCACATCACACAAGCACAAGAAGCTCAATTTTTGGAGGCGGAAGCAGTGCAGCAAAGATTGGCGAAGTCGCATTAGCCAATGGTGGCGTACTCTTTTTTGATGAATTTCCTTATTTTGGTAAGCAGATTTTAGAAAGCCTTAGAGAGCCATTAGAAGATTATAAAATTAACATTTCTAGAGTAAATTCAAAGGTTAGCTATGATACGAAATTTCTATTTGTTGCAGCGATGAATCCTTGTCCGTGTGGAAATGCATTTAGTAAAAATAATGTCTGCACTTGTAGCGATAAAGAGATTGCAAAGTATAAAAATGTTATATCTGGCCCTATATTAGACCGTATTGATATATATTGTGCTATGGGCGAGATTAATGATGGAGATGTGCCAAGTTATAGCTCAAAACAGATGAGCGCAATGGTTTTAAATGCTTTTAAAAATCAGATTGAGCGTGGTCAAAGTGAGCTAAATGGCAAATTATGCGACTTTGATATTGCTAAGTTTTGTACTCTTGAGAATGCAGCAACAGAGATTTTAAGTAAAGCAATTACAAACTATCATCTAAGTCAGCGTGGAATAAATAAAATACTAAAAGTAGCTCGTACGATTGCTGATTTGCGTGATGCTAAATCTATCTCAAAAGCAGATATAATCGAGAGTTTAAGCTATAGGATGAAGAGATGA
- a CDS encoding NAD(P)H-hydrate dehydratase, producing MKRLYTNTAKFDKNAVDALGFSELVLQENAARAVADLVRKELKIGTKILALCGKGNNASDAIAALRMLSGEYECELILLQKELNHNAQIQLNIAKNVGVNVLDLDSLSNFSEFDCIIDGIFGSGFCGEIGEKIAKIIKIANDCSALKIAVDIPSGISENGAVAINGAFRADFTVCMGALKLGLYADAAKDLVGQIVQANLGLNESKFSFDDSDFLVLLDDLILPSRDIENVNKGDFGHAFIACGQMSGAAQIAANSALRMGAGRVSIVNLTKSVQGLSSLNLDPQIMLKSSFDGADAVAFGMGLGEVEFDFMNLLKKPCVVDADAFYKPWICEFARSNKAILTPHPKEFSSLLKICEIGEFDVEQIQNNRFELARKFSSKFLATLILKGANPIIAQNGVLYIAPQGNAKLAVGGSGDALAGIILAYLAGGFSPLNSAINGVLAHQKSAQIYKGNSYSFTPNDIIEGLKWL from the coding sequence ATGAAAAGACTTTATACTAATACGGCTAAATTTGATAAAAATGCTGTTGATGCATTAGGATTTAGCGAGTTAGTTTTGCAAGAAAATGCTGCTCGTGCGGTAGCAGATTTGGTTCGTAAAGAGTTGAAAATTGGTACTAAAATCTTAGCACTTTGTGGTAAAGGAAATAACGCAAGCGATGCAATTGCCGCACTTAGAATGCTTAGTGGTGAATATGAATGCGAATTGATTTTACTTCAAAAAGAACTTAATCACAATGCTCAAATTCAGCTAAATATCGCTAAAAATGTCGGTGTAAATGTTTTAGATTTAGATAGTTTAAGTAATTTTAGTGAGTTTGATTGTATCATAGATGGGATTTTTGGTAGTGGGTTTTGCGGAGAGATTGGTGAAAAAATTGCTAAAATTATAAAAATAGCAAATGACTGTAGCGCTCTTAAAATTGCTGTAGATATACCAAGCGGAATAAGTGAAAATGGAGCCGTAGCAATAAATGGAGCGTTTAGGGCAGATTTTACCGTTTGTATGGGGGCGTTAAAGCTTGGGTTATATGCAGATGCTGCTAAAGATTTAGTAGGGCAGATCGTGCAGGCAAATTTAGGTTTAAATGAGAGCAAATTTAGTTTTGATGATAGTGATTTTTTAGTACTTTTAGATGATTTAATTTTGCCTAGTAGAGATATAGAAAATGTAAATAAAGGCGACTTTGGTCATGCATTTATTGCTTGTGGACAGATGAGCGGAGCAGCGCAGATTGCGGCAAATTCGGCACTTAGAATGGGGGCTGGTAGAGTAAGTATAGTAAATTTGACTAAAAGTGTTCAAGGGCTTAGTAGTTTAAATTTAGATCCACAGATTATGCTTAAAAGCAGTTTTGATGGTGCAGATGCTGTGGCTTTTGGAATGGGGCTTGGTGAAGTTGAGTTTGATTTTATGAATTTACTCAAAAAGCCGTGTGTAGTGGATGCGGATGCATTTTATAAGCCTTGGATTTGTGAATTTGCTAGAAGTAATAAAGCTATTTTAACTCCGCACCCAAAGGAGTTTAGCTCATTGCTTAAGATTTGTGAAATAGGCGAATTTGATGTAGAGCAGATCCAAAATAACCGTTTTGAGCTAGCTCGCAAATTTAGCTCTAAATTTCTTGCTACACTTATACTAAAAGGGGCAAATCCAATAATTGCTCAAAATGGCGTGCTCTATATAGCGCCACAGGGCAATGCAAAGTTAGCAGTTGGCGGTAGTGGCGATGCATTGGCCGGAATAATTTTAGCCTATTTAGCAGGTGGATTTAGCCCATTAAATTCGGCTATAAATGGCGTCCTAGCTCATCAAAAATCAGCTCAAATTTATAAGGGTAATAGCTATAGCTTTACCCCAAATGATATTATAGAAGGATTAAAATGGTTGTAA